A part of Acropora palmata chromosome 6, jaAcrPala1.3, whole genome shotgun sequence genomic DNA contains:
- the LOC141884816 gene encoding matrilysin-like isoform X1, whose product MFAYLALLSVMLINSANCEVEMEEEEFALEYLKKYEYLPSSNTSSQTKALAIERFQRFFNLSVTGEINNETMRVMNQPRCGDSNVSNDGLRVRIRRFSTRGKWHKTIFKYFLSYGNDLPKRDQARIIQRAFKHWSDVCPTLNFTRTNDSSNADIKLSFGTYRHGGIPNEGSCRISFDGPGRVIAHAHSEVGSVYRWGSFVIRGSQSLIYTAVHEIGHSLGLGHSNVRGSVMYPLAKIGRPVLHSDDIKGIRFLYCPTGAITPVVGSQTYFQFFLLMYKVQRNPTVLQYLSYLICVHLSPMHEKLLTKIKQDILVS is encoded by the exons ATGTTTGCCTATTTAGCATTACTTTCCGTCATGCTTATTAACAGCGCTAACTGTGAGGTAGAAATGGAGGAGGAGGAATTTGCGTTG GAATATCTGAAAAAGTACGAATATCTCCCGAGTTCCAACACCAGCAGTCAGACAAAAGCGCTTGCAATCGAAAGATTCCAAAGATTCTTTAACCTATCTGTGACAGGTGAAATTAACAATGAAACAATGAGAGTGATGAACCAGCCTCGTTGTGGAGACTCAAATGTTAGCAACGATGGATTGCGTGTGCGCATTCGAAGGTTCTCTACCAGGGGAAAGTGGCATAAGACCATTTTTAAGTACTTTTTATCCTATGGAAACGACTTGCCAAAAAGGGACCAAGCACGAATAATCCAAAGAGCTTTTAAGCATTGGAGTGATGTATGCCCGACTCTAAACTTTACTAGGACCAATGACAGTTCAAATGCTGACATAAAACTCAG CTTTGGAACATATAGACATGGTGGAATCCCAAATGAAGGGTCTTGTCGCATTTCTTTCGATGGCCCTGGTAGAGTCATTGCACATGCACATTCTGAGGTGGGCAGCGTATACCGTTGGGGGTCATTTGTAATAAGAGGAAGTCAGAGCCTTATCTACACTGCTGTTCATGAGATTGGACACTCCTTGGGCCTCGGTCATTCTAATGTTAGAGGCTCAGTAATGTATCCTTTGGCAAAGATCGGAAGACCCGTACTGCACAGCGACGATATCAAAGGAATACGCTTCTTGTACTGTCCGACAGGGGCGATAACTCCTGTGGTAGGTTCACAGACAtactttcagttttttctaTTGATGTACAAAGTACAAAGGAATCCTACCGTTCTTCAATATTTAAGTTATCTTATTTGCGTCCATTTATCTCCGATGCATGAGAAATTGcttacaaaaattaaacaagacatacttgtaagttga
- the LOC141884816 gene encoding stromelysin-1-like isoform X3, whose amino-acid sequence MRVMNQPRCGDSNVSNDGLRVRIRRFSTRGKWHKTIFKYFLSYGNDLPKRDQARIIQRAFKHWSDVCPTLNFTRTNDSSNADIKLSFGTYRHGGIPNEGSCRISFDGPGRVIAHAHSEVGSVYRWGSFVIRGSQSLIYTAVHEIGHSLGLGHSNVRGSVMYPLAKIGRPVLHSDDIKGIRFLYCPTGAITPVVGSQTYFQFFLLMYKVQRNPTVLQYLSYLICVHLSPMHEKLLTKIKQDILVS is encoded by the exons ATGAGAGTGATGAACCAGCCTCGTTGTGGAGACTCAAATGTTAGCAACGATGGATTGCGTGTGCGCATTCGAAGGTTCTCTACCAGGGGAAAGTGGCATAAGACCATTTTTAAGTACTTTTTATCCTATGGAAACGACTTGCCAAAAAGGGACCAAGCACGAATAATCCAAAGAGCTTTTAAGCATTGGAGTGATGTATGCCCGACTCTAAACTTTACTAGGACCAATGACAGTTCAAATGCTGACATAAAACTCAG CTTTGGAACATATAGACATGGTGGAATCCCAAATGAAGGGTCTTGTCGCATTTCTTTCGATGGCCCTGGTAGAGTCATTGCACATGCACATTCTGAGGTGGGCAGCGTATACCGTTGGGGGTCATTTGTAATAAGAGGAAGTCAGAGCCTTATCTACACTGCTGTTCATGAGATTGGACACTCCTTGGGCCTCGGTCATTCTAATGTTAGAGGCTCAGTAATGTATCCTTTGGCAAAGATCGGAAGACCCGTACTGCACAGCGACGATATCAAAGGAATACGCTTCTTGTACTGTCCGACAGGGGCGATAACTCCTGTGGTAGGTTCACAGACAtactttcagttttttctaTTGATGTACAAAGTACAAAGGAATCCTACCGTTCTTCAATATTTAAGTTATCTTATTTGCGTCCATTTATCTCCGATGCATGAGAAATTGcttacaaaaattaaacaagacatacttgtaagttga
- the LOC141884816 gene encoding collagenase 3-like isoform X2, with protein sequence MFAYLALLSVMLINSANCEVEMEEEEFALEYLKKYEYLPSSNTSSQTKALAIERFQRFFNLSVTGEINNETMRVMNQPRCGDSNVSNDGLRVRIRRFSTRGKWHKTIFKYFLSYGNDLPKRDQARIIQRAFKHWSDVCPTLNFTRTNDSSNADIKLSFGTYRHGGIPNEGSCRISFDGPGRVIAHAHSEVGSVYRWGSFVIRGSQSLIYTAVHEIGHSLGLGHSNVRGSVMYPLAKIGRPVLHSDDIKGIRFLYCPTGAITPVDDR encoded by the exons ATGTTTGCCTATTTAGCATTACTTTCCGTCATGCTTATTAACAGCGCTAACTGTGAGGTAGAAATGGAGGAGGAGGAATTTGCGTTG GAATATCTGAAAAAGTACGAATATCTCCCGAGTTCCAACACCAGCAGTCAGACAAAAGCGCTTGCAATCGAAAGATTCCAAAGATTCTTTAACCTATCTGTGACAGGTGAAATTAACAATGAAACAATGAGAGTGATGAACCAGCCTCGTTGTGGAGACTCAAATGTTAGCAACGATGGATTGCGTGTGCGCATTCGAAGGTTCTCTACCAGGGGAAAGTGGCATAAGACCATTTTTAAGTACTTTTTATCCTATGGAAACGACTTGCCAAAAAGGGACCAAGCACGAATAATCCAAAGAGCTTTTAAGCATTGGAGTGATGTATGCCCGACTCTAAACTTTACTAGGACCAATGACAGTTCAAATGCTGACATAAAACTCAG CTTTGGAACATATAGACATGGTGGAATCCCAAATGAAGGGTCTTGTCGCATTTCTTTCGATGGCCCTGGTAGAGTCATTGCACATGCACATTCTGAGGTGGGCAGCGTATACCGTTGGGGGTCATTTGTAATAAGAGGAAGTCAGAGCCTTATCTACACTGCTGTTCATGAGATTGGACACTCCTTGGGCCTCGGTCATTCTAATGTTAGAGGCTCAGTAATGTATCCTTTGGCAAAGATCGGAAGACCCGTACTGCACAGCGACGATATCAAAGGAATACGCTTCTTGTACTGTCCGACAGGGGCGATAACTCCTGTG
- the LOC141884842 gene encoding hatching enzyme-like isoform X2: MNLLAVFIFVAFFLHVSVCTNGDDNETMALDQQRQIFGEALQFWADVSGLTFREINIASASDIKISFGRYGHDGTDAESTCPYPFDGSAGTLAHAYFPQDGRAHFDEDETFTHGTPDGINLLWVAVHEFGHALGLQHSSTYGAIMYPYYTGYVPDMKLHFDDVAGIQSLYGDNTETHPEIHPEIPTSEPQTTPTTSGDCEDRMGERCKEFDQYYCNLYPDANKYWCAKSCFNCNV; the protein is encoded by the exons ATGGCGATGATAATGAGACAATGGCCCTG GATCAGCAAAGGCAGATCTTTGGAGAAGCTCTGCAGTTTTGGGCTGATGTTTCTGGTCTAACCTTTAGAGAAATCAACATTGCAAGTGCGTCTGACATCAAAATCAG TTTTGGTAGGTACGGTCATGACGGTACCGACGCGGAGAGCACTTGTCCTTATCCATTCGATGGGAGCGCAGGAACTTTGGCGCATGCGTATTTTCCACAAGATGGGCGTGCACACTTTGATGAAGACGAGACGTTTACTCATGGCACACCTGATGGGATCAATTTACTGTGGGTGGCCGTGCACGAATTTGGTCATGCCTTGGGCCTTCAGCACAGTAGCACCTATGGAGCCATAATGTATCCTTATTATACTGGATACGTTCCAGACATGAAATTACATTTTGACGATGTTGCTGGAATACAGTCTCTGTACG GTGATAACACTGAGACCCACCCTGAAATTCACCCTGAAATTCCAACTTCAGAGCCTCAGACGACCCCAACCACTTCAG GAGACTGCGAAGATAGAATGGGAGAACGCTGCAAAGAATTCGACCAATATTATTGCAACTTATACCCCGATGCCAACAAGTATTGGTGTGCCAAGTCATGCTTCAATT GCAATGTGTAA
- the LOC141884842 gene encoding matrilysin-like isoform X1 — MNLLAVFIFVAFFLHVSVCTNGDDNETMALKYLNQYGYLSHERSGNHDVSTAIRNFQEFFGLKVSGTLDSETVDLMKKPRCGVSDNSGGGTRKRRYATLGRWSKTDLTYYVQPGQDLSPDQQRQIFGEALQFWADVSGLTFREINIASASDIKISFGRYGHDGTDAESTCPYPFDGSAGTLAHAYFPQDGRAHFDEDETFTHGTPDGINLLWVAVHEFGHALGLQHSSTYGAIMYPYYTGYVPDMKLHFDDVAGIQSLYGDNTETHPEIHPEIPTSEPQTTPTTSGDCEDRMGERCKEFDQYYCNLYPDANKYWCAKSCFNCNV, encoded by the exons ATGGCGATGATAATGAGACAATGGCCCTG AAATATCTAAACCAATACGGATACTTATCACACGAGAGAAGTGGAAACCATGATGTTTCAACCGCCATTCGAAATTTTCAAGAGTTCTTTGGCCTTAAAGTCAGTGGTACACTGGATTCCGAAACTGTCGACCTTATGAAAAAACCACGATGTGGTGTATCAGACAACAGCGGTGGCGGTACTCGAAAGCGAAGATATGCAACGCTAGGAAGATGGTCGAAAACCGACCTAACATATTATGTACAGCCCGGACAAGATCTTTCCCCT GATCAGCAAAGGCAGATCTTTGGAGAAGCTCTGCAGTTTTGGGCTGATGTTTCTGGTCTAACCTTTAGAGAAATCAACATTGCAAGTGCGTCTGACATCAAAATCAG TTTTGGTAGGTACGGTCATGACGGTACCGACGCGGAGAGCACTTGTCCTTATCCATTCGATGGGAGCGCAGGAACTTTGGCGCATGCGTATTTTCCACAAGATGGGCGTGCACACTTTGATGAAGACGAGACGTTTACTCATGGCACACCTGATGGGATCAATTTACTGTGGGTGGCCGTGCACGAATTTGGTCATGCCTTGGGCCTTCAGCACAGTAGCACCTATGGAGCCATAATGTATCCTTATTATACTGGATACGTTCCAGACATGAAATTACATTTTGACGATGTTGCTGGAATACAGTCTCTGTACG GTGATAACACTGAGACCCACCCTGAAATTCACCCTGAAATTCCAACTTCAGAGCCTCAGACGACCCCAACCACTTCAG GAGACTGCGAAGATAGAATGGGAGAACGCTGCAAAGAATTCGACCAATATTATTGCAACTTATACCCCGATGCCAACAAGTATTGGTGTGCCAAGTCATGCTTCAATT GCAATGTGTAA